One part of the Ornithodoros turicata isolate Travis chromosome 2, ASM3712646v1, whole genome shotgun sequence genome encodes these proteins:
- the LOC135385635 gene encoding galactosylgalactosylxylosylprotein 3-beta-glucuronosyltransferase S-like isoform X2, whose translation MPFLMKILHSRIFISATQRIRLCPFLQIYGFKGITASACAIFTVGYLFIYLGGATFFTSKPLREGEAQKQYVPVVVYVVTPTYRRATQAPDLTRLMQTLRLANDICWIIVEDSHKYTPLVSSILERSGIPGVHLLGPTASNRKLKKYGRGVSARNRAIQWLRTNATGPGVVYFADDDNSYDVRLFDEIRQTKRISVFPVGTIGEYGVSAPVVISGKVAAFHDSYRGGRKFAVDMAGFAVNLSLLCGNKRAVMPHILGKQEDIFLRSFNVSIGDLEPLCNNCTQVLRQHQVKVAVQFQS comes from the exons ATGCCTTTCCTAATGAAGATATTGCACTCCAGAATATTCATCAGTGCCACCCAACGGATAAGGCTT TGCCCGTTCCTGCAGATATACGGTTTCAAGGGGATTACTGCATCCGCCTGTGCAATTTTCACCGTCGGCTACCTTTTCATCTACCTTGGTGGTGCAACGTTTTTCACAA GCAAACCCCTACGAGAAGGAGAAGCACAGAAACAATATGTACCAGTCGTCGTATACGTCGTAActccgacatacaggagggcgACCCAAGCTCCTGACTTAACGCGACTCATGCAGACCCTTAGATTGGCCAACGACATTTGCTGGATCATCGTCGAGGATTCGCACAAGTACACGCCACTA GTGAGTAGCATACTAGAGAGATCTGGTATCCCGGGAGTGCACCTGCTGGGTCCAACTGCGAGCAACAGAAAGCTAAAGAAATATGGACGGGGCGTATCAGCTCGAAACAGGGCCATCCAGTGGTTAAGAACCAACGCTACAGGTCCTGGAGTTGTGTACTTCGCTGACGATGACAACTCTTATGACGTTAGGCTGTTCGACGAG ATACGGCAGACCAAACGCATCAGTGTTTTCCCAGTGGGCACTATCGGAGAATATGGCGTAAGCGCTCCTGTTGTGATATCTGGCAAAGTAGCGGCCTTCCACGACAGCTACAGGGGCGGCCGGAAGTTCGCAGTTGACATGGCGGGATTTGCCGTCAACTTGAGCCTGCTGTGTGGTAACAAACGCGCAGTCATGCCCCATATACTGGGAAAACAAGAGGATATATTTCTGCGCAGTTTCAACGTCAGCATAGGGGATCTGGAGCCCCTCTGCAACAACTGCACCCAG GTATTGCGTCAACATCAGGTGAAGGTGGCTGTGCAGTTCCAATCCTAA